TAAATATCTACGGCAAAATTCTTGATGCCACCAAATGGAGCGAAATTTGCGGCACAAGTTTTTATAAAATTATTTGGAACGCCGGTGCCGGAAAGAGTATAGCAACAGATGAAGCAAGAATTCCCATTCATGAAGGCGACGTTGAGGTTGCGGTAATTCCGCCATATGAAATCTTTCCTGAATCGTCATGCAGCGGCAGCATTGAGGAGTGCAGCAGTATAATTCACGCCAAGGCCTATAATGTTCAGGCAATAAAAAACATTTGGGGCGTTGACATTGAAGGAGGTTCGGTTGATGTCTTTGCTCTTGACAAGGTTCAGGTTTTGGGAGGCCTTGGTTATAGGGCCGCTGCAAGCGGTGTCATAAACAGTGTAAAGAATGACCATGCTATAGTTCTTGAAAAATATGAAGCGCCTACAGTAAAGTATCCAAACGGCAGGCTGATTATCGTATGTGAGGACAAGCTTCTTTATATGGGAGAGCTGCCTTATATAAATGCTACTGAACACAAAAGAGGATATCCTTTTATTCGTCAGGTTTCGGTGGGTCTTGCCGGTTGTTTTTGGGGAAGTAGCGTAATTGAGCGTACGATACCGGTTCAGCGGGCATATAACGCCGTAAAAAATCGCAAGCATGAATTTTTAAACAGGCTTTCTATGGGCGTGCTTATGGTTGAGGATGGCAGTGTAGATATAGAAAATCTTGAAGAAGAGGGGCTTAGTCCCGGTAAGGTATTGATATACAGGCAAGGCAGCACGCCGCCAAGCATTATGAGCGACAGAAGTCTTCCTATAGATTTTTCGGCCGAGGAAGAGCGGTTGATAGATGAGTTTACTGAAATCAGTGGTATAAGCTATTATACCCGTAACACCAACAGTTTGTTTAGCGGAAACATTAGCGGTGTAACGCTGCAATTACTTTTGGAGCAGGACGACGCAAGACTTAATGCCACCGTTGACAGCATAAAGGATGCTGTCAAAGATATTGCCAAGCAAATTCTCAGACTTTATAAGCAATATGCCAACACGCCGAGGCTTCTGCGACTCAATAATGACCGCGGAGAGGTTGAGGTTTTTTATTGGAGCCGAAGCGATATTAATAGTGAGGATGTTGTAATAGACAACAGCAGCGTAGCTTTCCAGACCCTCGCTCAGCGTCAGAGCAGAATTCTTGAACTGCTGCAGACGGGCTTGCTTAAGGATGATGAAGGAAAAATGTCTCCGTTTATGCGTGCAAAGGCTCTGGATATTTTGGGCCTTGGTGTTTGGGAAAACGGAGTTGATTTGAGCGCACTTCATATGAGACATGCCGAAAAAGAAAATCTTCTGTTTTTGACAAATCCCAGAGTGGTTGACATAAGCGAGATTGACGACCATCAAATTCATATAGATAAGCATATTGCCTTTTCACTCAGCCGTGAATTTGAACAAAAGCTTGCCCAAAACCCCAACCTTAAGGATAAGCTCATAGCACATATAAATTTACATAAAGAGTATTTAAAAGAGGGGACAAAAAAGTAATAGATGCGTCCGGTATATATATGGAAGCAGGTAATCACTCGTTAGGGCTTTGAAACGCATTGTGCAGTTGCACAGATATTGTGCACAAAACGTGAATTTGAATGTTTGAATATAATAAAAATCAACAAATAGCATATCAAAAAATTAGAAGGAGTAAAAAATGGAAGAAGAACAAATTATGGAACAACCTGAGGCACGCAGTCATAGTGCAGCGGCACAAAGTGAAGATGTTGGACAGGATGCCGGCGGCTCCATAGGAAAATTTAAGGATAGTGCAGCACTTTTTGATGCTTACAACAATCTGCAGAGTGAGTTTACCAAAAAGTGTCAGACACTAGCCGACCTCAAAAAGAAGAGTGAAGAAAGCTTGCAGACCGATACATTAAATCAAAAGTTGCAAGACTTTTTACAGACTCATCCTGAGGCGGATGATTTCAAGGATATGATTTTGCAGCAATTTTCAGATGACAAATCAGAAGAAAATTCTAATCCGTTTGAAATTGCGTGGAGTAAAATCGCTATGCAAAACTTTAAACTTCCTCAAAATTTAGTCAAAGATACAGGTTTTTTAGAGCAATTTATCTTTAACAACAACGAAATCAAGGATAAAATTCTGAATGATTATTTTAGTCAGTTGAATTTTGCCTCTTCGCCTACGCTCATTAGCAGTCACGCGGGCTCTGCTCCGAGTGTTACGCCAAGGGCGTCTGCCAAAAATATTGTTGAAGCGGGCAAAATGGCAAAGGCAATTTTTGACGGTAAATAAACATAAGACAAAAGGAGAAAAATATGGTAACGATAACTAGTGCACAAAATGCATTAAAAACAGTTTATTTGGATGTTGTGTCAAATCAGCTGAATGTTGGGGCAAACCCTCTTCTTGCAAAGATTAAACATACTTCCAGTGACATTTTGGGCAAAGAAATCAGAAAAATGACCACAGTCGGCCTTAACGGCGGAATTGGCGCCGGAAGTGAAGATGGGGCACTGCCTGCCTCTGCCGGCAATAACTATGTTCAATTTGTAACAACATTAAAGAATCTTTACGGCACCATTGAAATCAGCGACAAGGCGCTCAGGGCTTCGGCAAATGATGCCAGTGCTTTTGTAAACCTGCTTAATGATGAAATGGAAGGCCTGATTAAGGCAAGCACTTTCAACATTTCGCGTATGCTTTATGGTGACGGAACGGGCAAGCTTGCTGCGCTGACCGCATATAACAACACTACTAAAGCTTTGACTTTAGATAGTATTAAGAATGTTATGGAGGGTATGGTAGTTGACATTTATAACAATGACACTTTGGTTCAGGGCGGACTTAGAATTGCTAGCGTTCTGAGAGGCACTAAGCAGATTGTTTTGTCTCCGACTCCGACTACGGCTCCGGTTGCAGGCTACCATTTGTACGTTCAGAAGTCAAAAGGACAGGAATTAACCGGTCTTGGCACTTTGTTTAGAGAAATCGGGTCTATTTATGGCATAGACAAAGTTACGGCATATTGGATGACCCCATATGTTGCAAACTCTGTGGGTGAAATAAGTGACAATAAGATTCAGACTGCGATTGACTATCTTGAAGAAATCAGTGGCGGCCAGGTTGACTTTATAACCTGTTCATCAACAGTAAAAAGAGCATACCAGCAGTATTTATCTTTCTATAAGAGAAATTTTGATATTGTAGAGCTTGCAGGCGGTGTTAAAGCGCTTTCATTTGCGGGTATCCCTGTTGTGTCTGACCGTTTTGCACCGGATGACAGCATGTATTTGCTTGACACAAAAGAATTTGCTATGCACCAGCTGGGCGATTGGAATTGGCTTGAAGATGACAGCGGAAAGATTATCCGACAGGTTCCGGGTTTTGCCACATACAGTGCAACTTTGGTGAAGTATGCAGACCTTATCTGCAACAGACCTAATGCACAGGCAAAGCTTGCCGGAATTTCGGCTAGTGTCACCAACCCGTTTGCATAAATTTAAGCAAAATTTAGGAGAAAGGTATGTATATAAGGGTCATAAATGATATTTTTGATATATCACACAGGATAAAAGATATAGACGACGGTTATTTTGTGCTCTATAACACCGCCGCAAGAATATTTGAAGTGCACAACAGCAAGCAAAAAGATACTTTTTGTATAAGCTGCCAGTACCTTGATGCGAGGGTGCTAAATAAGCTGCACAAAACCAAAACCGTGAATCTTAACAAGATTTTGGGTGAAATTGAAGAAAATAATCAAAAAATCGCTAAAAAATCATATAGAAACAGCATGGATGCAGCAAAAGAGAAATTTGATGAAATTATGCAGTATTTGGACAGCGGCAAAAACTATGACCCAAAATATACATAATCAAATGGAGGTGATGATATGCTGGTTTCAAATGTTTTAAAAACAGCATCACTTATGCTGGGGCTGGAAGAAGAATTTGCGCCGATTTTTGTCTCAAGCGCGGTAAGTGCTGAAACTCAGAAGAAATTTAATAAACTGCTTGACAGTTTCAATCTGTGTCTTAG
The Christensenellaceae bacterium DNA segment above includes these coding regions:
- a CDS encoding phage major capsid protein translates to MVTITSAQNALKTVYLDVVSNQLNVGANPLLAKIKHTSSDILGKEIRKMTTVGLNGGIGAGSEDGALPASAGNNYVQFVTTLKNLYGTIEISDKALRASANDASAFVNLLNDEMEGLIKASTFNISRMLYGDGTGKLAALTAYNNTTKALTLDSIKNVMEGMVVDIYNNDTLVQGGLRIASVLRGTKQIVLSPTPTTAPVAGYHLYVQKSKGQELTGLGTLFREIGSIYGIDKVTAYWMTPYVANSVGEISDNKIQTAIDYLEEISGGQVDFITCSSTVKRAYQQYLSFYKRNFDIVELAGGVKALSFAGIPVVSDRFAPDDSMYLLDTKEFAMHQLGDWNWLEDDSGKIIRQVPGFATYSATLVKYADLICNRPNAQAKLAGISASVTNPFA